The following coding sequences lie in one Alloacidobacterium dinghuense genomic window:
- a CDS encoding glycoside hydrolase family 27 protein, giving the protein MKTSFRSCVLGSVFLAAFALNAQSSSPILASSPPLGWNSWDSYGLTITEDQFRANVQWFNQHLKQYGWQYVVIDEGWYLQHPENASTKGAGQGYTMDSNGRYLPAPNRFPSSANGEGLKTVADYVHSLGLKFGIHIIRGIPKKAVEKNLPIAGSQFHAADAADTSDLCSWNPDNYGLKPNAAGQAYYNSLAKLYAGWGLDFIKVDCISQPYNANEIHMMSAALKESGRPIVFSLSPGPTPITQAGDVRKYAQLWRISDDFWDVWKKPESDTQDFPQSLTRQFGKLAQWSPHVETGHWPDADMLPLGYLGPIPGWGEPRHSRFSTDEARTLITLWSIARSPLILGANLTQMDELTESLLTNTEVIVVDQHSSENKPTIQTETAVVWTAKGAAGKRYVALFNIGESQQTLSYGWKQLGLSGSSYKVRDLWQKKDLGSAATLQVVLAPHASALYAVD; this is encoded by the coding sequence ATGAAGACATCGTTTCGAAGTTGCGTACTCGGCTCAGTGTTTCTTGCGGCCTTCGCGCTCAATGCGCAGAGTAGCTCCCCGATACTGGCGTCATCGCCTCCTCTGGGATGGAACAGCTGGGATTCCTATGGATTGACGATCACGGAAGATCAATTCCGGGCAAACGTACAGTGGTTCAACCAGCACCTGAAGCAGTATGGATGGCAGTATGTGGTGATCGACGAGGGCTGGTACCTGCAGCATCCGGAGAATGCATCTACGAAAGGCGCGGGTCAGGGATACACCATGGATAGCAATGGCCGCTATCTTCCAGCGCCCAATCGTTTTCCTTCCAGCGCGAATGGGGAGGGGTTGAAAACAGTTGCCGACTACGTGCATTCACTGGGGCTGAAGTTCGGGATTCATATCATTCGCGGCATCCCGAAGAAAGCAGTCGAAAAAAACCTTCCGATTGCCGGGTCGCAGTTCCATGCGGCCGATGCTGCCGATACTTCCGACCTGTGCAGTTGGAATCCTGACAATTATGGGTTGAAGCCCAATGCTGCGGGGCAAGCCTATTACAATTCGCTCGCTAAACTCTATGCAGGTTGGGGGCTGGATTTCATTAAAGTGGACTGCATCTCGCAACCCTACAATGCCAATGAGATTCACATGATGAGCGCTGCGCTCAAAGAAAGCGGAAGGCCCATCGTTTTCAGCTTATCGCCCGGGCCTACGCCTATTACACAGGCGGGCGATGTGCGCAAATATGCACAGCTATGGCGTATCTCAGACGATTTCTGGGATGTTTGGAAGAAACCTGAGAGCGATACGCAAGATTTCCCCCAATCTTTAACGCGCCAGTTTGGAAAGCTGGCCCAGTGGTCTCCGCACGTGGAAACCGGCCACTGGCCGGACGCCGACATGCTGCCGCTCGGCTATTTAGGGCCAATACCGGGATGGGGTGAGCCGCGCCACTCTCGTTTTAGCACGGATGAAGCGCGCACACTGATTACTCTGTGGTCGATTGCGCGCTCACCGCTCATTCTGGGCGCGAACCTGACGCAGATGGACGAACTCACCGAATCGCTGCTCACGAATACCGAGGTAATTGTGGTCGATCAGCATTCGTCGGAAAACAAACCGACGATCCAGACGGAGACTGCGGTAGTCTGGACGGCAAAAGGCGCAGCGGGAAAGCGTTACGTAGCATTGTTCAACATTGGCGAGAGCCAGCAGACGTTATCGTACGGATGGAAACAGTTGGGACTCAGCGGGTCAAGCTATAAGGTGCGTGACCTTTGGCAGAAAAAGGACCTGGGCTCGGCTGCGACACTGCAGGTGGTATTGGCTCCGCATGCTTCGGCGCTGTATGCGGTCGACTGA
- a CDS encoding alpha-galactosidase, whose protein sequence is MTNIDRRTFLKETGALAIGPVVSELNGLAEGSAETKPLPEPARTVAPFEWRAEGVIFSFEFLDNRLRIKSILPAGVAAVDGIPAPTSSSGVEVAIHCTGENADDHHGTKFTGGMPGGRLVYSGKEESAIATGKRMVLTQIDPVLGLKVESIYESFHDIPVLRRSTRVTNLGQREVGIEYLSSAMLHNLAMPRGYEQELLVHFAFNSWQAEGQWHALKPSEAGFLDNGNFTLSAASFNSLGTWSTQKYLPMGLVENKRLGVTWFWQIEHNGSWHWELSDTSAKAVYAYLGGPDAQHSQAWKSLRPGTIYETVPIGLGCVQGGVEQAIEALTEYRRAACIHPHSKNRQCAVIFNDYMNCLEGDPTTEKELPLIDAAAEAGCEYFVIDAGWYAELNEDWWGSVGLWQPSKTRWAPGGLKYVLDRIRSKGMIPGLWLEPEVIGIQSPLKNKPDSWFFMRHGRRVIDHSRFLLDMRNPDVRAYLDSVVDRMVGEYGVGYIKMDYNVDGLEGTELLADSFGQGLLESNRALLSWHDGILNRHHDLVIENCGSGGGRMEYAMLSHLQLQSSSDQEDYRKYPAIVVGATAGVVPEQLATWSYPKAADGPDAASFNMVNAMLCRIHQSGELARLSDDSMAQVKTGIHIYKENIRPHIPNSSPFYPLGFTDITDDRSPIALGMRSSERTFVAIWRLNGEERVHVPKLPGDLRILYPADLGIRPEREADGWTLIFPRTYMACILAS, encoded by the coding sequence ATGACCAACATCGATCGCAGGACATTCTTGAAGGAAACCGGTGCTCTGGCCATCGGTCCGGTGGTCAGCGAACTGAATGGACTGGCCGAGGGCTCAGCAGAAACAAAACCACTGCCAGAGCCAGCGCGCACTGTAGCGCCCTTCGAATGGCGGGCCGAAGGTGTCATCTTTTCTTTTGAATTTCTGGACAACCGGCTACGGATCAAGTCGATCTTGCCTGCGGGAGTTGCTGCTGTGGATGGAATTCCAGCGCCCACAAGCAGTTCAGGTGTGGAAGTAGCGATTCACTGTACGGGAGAAAATGCCGACGATCATCATGGGACGAAATTTACGGGAGGCATGCCTGGCGGACGCCTCGTCTATTCCGGCAAAGAGGAGAGCGCTATCGCAACAGGAAAGCGCATGGTGCTTACTCAAATCGATCCGGTATTGGGTCTCAAAGTTGAGTCAATCTACGAGTCGTTCCACGATATTCCGGTCCTCCGTCGTTCTACTCGGGTCACGAACCTCGGGCAGCGGGAGGTTGGTATTGAATATCTGAGTTCAGCCATGCTTCACAACTTGGCTATGCCACGCGGGTACGAGCAGGAACTGCTCGTACATTTCGCTTTCAACTCATGGCAAGCCGAAGGGCAGTGGCACGCGCTTAAACCGTCGGAGGCAGGATTCCTCGACAACGGCAACTTCACTCTTTCCGCGGCCTCTTTCAATAGTCTCGGAACATGGTCAACCCAAAAGTATCTGCCCATGGGCCTGGTCGAGAATAAAAGGCTGGGTGTGACTTGGTTCTGGCAGATCGAACACAATGGCTCGTGGCACTGGGAACTTTCTGATACTTCAGCAAAGGCGGTGTATGCCTATCTCGGTGGACCGGATGCGCAGCACTCACAAGCGTGGAAGAGCCTTCGACCGGGAACAATATATGAAACAGTTCCTATAGGGCTCGGATGCGTGCAAGGCGGCGTGGAGCAAGCCATAGAGGCGCTGACCGAATACAGGAGGGCCGCCTGCATACATCCTCACAGCAAGAATCGTCAATGCGCCGTCATCTTCAACGACTACATGAATTGTCTCGAAGGCGATCCGACCACGGAAAAAGAACTGCCGCTCATTGACGCTGCTGCTGAAGCGGGCTGCGAATATTTTGTGATCGATGCCGGCTGGTACGCCGAGTTGAATGAAGATTGGTGGGGTTCGGTTGGATTGTGGCAACCATCCAAAACACGCTGGGCTCCGGGAGGACTGAAATATGTGCTCGACCGCATCCGATCGAAAGGCATGATCCCGGGGCTGTGGCTGGAGCCCGAAGTGATAGGAATCCAGTCACCCTTGAAGAACAAGCCGGATTCCTGGTTTTTCATGCGCCATGGTCGAAGGGTGATTGATCATTCGCGATTCCTGCTCGATATGCGTAATCCGGATGTACGCGCCTACCTCGACTCTGTCGTGGATCGAATGGTCGGGGAATATGGCGTCGGATACATCAAAATGGACTATAACGTCGATGGGCTTGAGGGCACCGAGTTGCTCGCAGATAGCTTTGGTCAAGGATTGCTTGAAAGCAATCGCGCGCTGTTGTCGTGGCACGATGGCATCTTGAATCGCCACCATGACCTTGTGATCGAGAACTGCGGCAGCGGTGGGGGCCGCATGGAATATGCAATGCTTTCGCATTTGCAATTGCAATCTTCCAGCGATCAAGAGGACTACCGGAAATATCCGGCCATCGTCGTGGGCGCCACGGCTGGCGTGGTCCCCGAGCAACTTGCAACCTGGTCCTACCCGAAGGCGGCCGACGGTCCCGATGCCGCCAGTTTCAATATGGTGAATGCAATGCTCTGTCGCATCCATCAGAGCGGTGAGTTAGCAAGGCTATCGGACGACAGCATGGCTCAGGTGAAGACAGGCATCCATATCTACAAAGAAAATATTCGCCCACACATACCTAACTCATCGCCGTTTTATCCGTTGGGCTTCACAGACATTACCGACGACCGATCACCCATCGCACTCGGAATGCGTTCATCGGAGCGCACGTTTGTTGCTATCTGGAGACTGAACGGCGAAGAACGGGTGCATGTGCCGAAGCTGCCTGGCGATCTGCGCATTCTGTATCCCGCAGACCTTGGAATACGGCCAGAGCGGGAAGCGGACGGCTGGACTCTCATTTTCCCCAGGACATACATGGCGTGCATTCTTGCTTCATAG
- a CDS encoding TonB-dependent receptor: protein MNVHRSIPRSSFLGTGLAALGLIAFLLFNLPFAHAAGPTGKIVGTVIDNTGAAVPDANVSIINEGTNETRTARSGDAGEFSFPVLPVGNYTVRVTKDGFRTFEQKGIILQVDQNVTVPVSLLVGAVGETVEVNGTAAAINLTDATISHVVDEERIVDLPLNGRDSLQLQYIMPGVSYDNDNVAHGQGQHEGVVVNGNRPGSNYYLLDGVDMTDSYLSVAPTFPAPDALQEFDIQTSNFTAQYGRSSGGIVNAATKAGTNQWHGDAFEFFRNDVLNAHNFFDVPGAKKPSFKLNQFGGTIGGPIQKNKTFIFGYYQGTRQRKDTTTTTGTVLTDLERPDLNPAGDANFSDCGGPGIPCPADPRTITVANPSGSPFPGNVIPASRIDPTAVNFIKALLPRQNASSNGVPTYIFAAPSAPNLDDDNQNQFAVRVDHNFNPTNTVFARYFFNQDRATGLGFDNFPGGKHYKNFRNQNVAIDYTHTFSPNLLNTAVFGFTRLSHTRGPSQNLGWASYGGPASQGTKGFTEIYSNVSGSINGGGDGTFTQNRQTWQYTDYLSWVNGKHIMAFGGDYRKESVNRVEDYYTDPNFSFNGSFTGNSLSDLLLGLPDSFDLQTEVISQLRHGAFDLYASDNYKVLPNVTIDAGLRWEPFLPPVDQYNDQICWDPTFTAKSTYYPTAPPGLLFPGPPVGSSSLGKGDSGCSRQLIPTRWKNFAPRIGINWDPTKAGKTSVSASYGLFWDQARLIAYNRFSTAQPFDANSAVNNPGSPANNYAPSLTGDSVYTNTGLVNPYPFIIPRAPEQRAAFSPSFGGFWPTYSTEDVLAPNYNNGYTQEWNFTVQQQFHDDYTLSVSYIGNHGTHLYISREYNYALASSYVINPALTAEQNLSANLSALGAPDGTRRRLSDVTCNGIPCFGNFEEEDPAAWSNFNSLQVTINRRMQRGLTFLASYVFAKYLDIVSYGAEGGTGPRDPENFSLSYGPSDMNVKHRFVASYIWQIPKAQAFHGFTNALLNGWSIQGIATVQTGAPYSINSNQDRAARGIGNDTADLVPGESPNISNRSRREYFNTAAFINAAPNTFGSTGRNFLTGPGLVNFDTSFFKEFPISERFGKIEFRTEFFNTFNHPNFYNPDNTVGDGTFGQFTSSRDPRFIQFALKYLF, encoded by the coding sequence ATGAATGTACATCGTAGTATTCCACGAAGTTCGTTTCTAGGGACAGGGCTCGCGGCTCTGGGCTTGATCGCCTTTTTACTCTTCAACCTACCTTTTGCGCATGCTGCCGGGCCTACTGGGAAAATTGTAGGAACTGTCATAGACAACACAGGCGCAGCGGTACCCGACGCTAACGTTTCCATCATCAATGAAGGCACAAACGAAACCAGGACAGCGCGCAGTGGCGACGCTGGTGAATTCAGCTTTCCCGTCTTGCCGGTCGGCAACTACACGGTGCGTGTCACTAAGGATGGCTTCCGAACTTTCGAGCAAAAGGGCATCATTCTTCAGGTCGATCAGAACGTTACCGTTCCTGTCTCGTTGCTTGTCGGCGCTGTCGGTGAGACCGTCGAAGTTAATGGTACCGCCGCGGCTATCAATTTGACGGATGCAACGATCAGCCACGTGGTTGATGAAGAAAGAATCGTCGATCTACCTCTCAATGGGCGCGACTCCCTTCAGTTGCAATACATTATGCCCGGTGTGTCCTATGACAATGACAACGTCGCCCATGGCCAGGGACAGCACGAGGGGGTCGTTGTTAACGGCAACCGACCTGGTTCGAACTACTATCTGCTCGATGGCGTGGACATGACCGATAGCTACCTGTCCGTCGCGCCTACCTTTCCTGCCCCGGATGCGCTCCAAGAGTTCGACATTCAGACAAGCAACTTTACCGCGCAGTATGGCAGGAGTTCCGGCGGCATTGTTAACGCTGCCACCAAGGCCGGTACGAATCAATGGCATGGCGATGCATTTGAGTTTTTCCGCAACGACGTGCTCAACGCACATAACTTTTTCGATGTCCCGGGAGCGAAGAAGCCCTCGTTTAAGCTTAACCAGTTCGGAGGAACGATTGGGGGTCCAATTCAGAAAAATAAGACCTTCATCTTCGGTTATTACCAGGGCACTCGTCAGCGAAAAGATACAACAACAACAACCGGAACGGTTCTTACTGATCTGGAACGCCCCGATCTCAACCCGGCCGGAGATGCCAATTTCAGCGACTGCGGCGGTCCGGGCATACCTTGCCCAGCGGATCCACGGACCATCACTGTGGCCAATCCATCTGGTTCACCCTTTCCTGGAAACGTAATTCCTGCGAGTCGCATAGACCCTACCGCCGTCAACTTCATCAAAGCGTTACTGCCACGGCAGAACGCTTCAAGCAACGGCGTTCCCACTTATATCTTCGCGGCTCCCTCGGCTCCCAACCTCGACGATGACAACCAGAATCAGTTTGCCGTTCGGGTCGATCACAACTTTAATCCAACTAACACTGTCTTCGCCCGCTACTTCTTCAACCAGGATCGGGCGACAGGTCTCGGCTTTGACAACTTTCCTGGCGGCAAGCACTACAAAAACTTCCGGAATCAGAACGTCGCCATCGATTACACGCACACATTCTCACCGAACCTGCTCAACACGGCGGTCTTTGGGTTCACGCGACTCTCACACACTCGCGGCCCGTCTCAGAATCTTGGATGGGCGAGCTACGGTGGCCCGGCTTCGCAGGGCACGAAAGGGTTCACCGAAATTTACTCAAACGTCAGCGGATCGATCAACGGAGGCGGCGACGGTACTTTTACCCAGAATCGTCAGACATGGCAATACACGGACTACCTGAGTTGGGTCAACGGTAAGCACATCATGGCATTTGGTGGTGACTACCGCAAAGAATCCGTGAATCGTGTCGAGGATTATTACACCGATCCTAACTTCAGCTTCAATGGCAGCTTTACCGGAAACTCCCTCTCCGACCTGCTGCTCGGCCTTCCCGATTCTTTTGACTTACAGACCGAGGTAATAAGCCAGCTTCGTCACGGCGCCTTTGATCTCTACGCGTCCGACAACTATAAAGTCCTTCCCAATGTGACCATCGATGCCGGGTTGCGATGGGAACCGTTCCTTCCGCCAGTCGACCAGTACAACGATCAGATTTGCTGGGATCCTACCTTTACCGCAAAGTCGACGTACTATCCCACTGCGCCTCCGGGACTGCTCTTTCCTGGCCCACCGGTCGGATCAAGTTCGCTTGGCAAAGGTGACAGCGGATGCTCGCGTCAGCTCATCCCTACGCGTTGGAAGAACTTCGCTCCACGGATCGGAATCAACTGGGATCCGACCAAAGCAGGCAAGACATCTGTCAGTGCCTCCTATGGCCTCTTCTGGGATCAGGCGCGGCTGATTGCCTACAACCGCTTCTCGACCGCCCAGCCCTTTGACGCTAATAGCGCCGTCAATAACCCCGGTTCACCGGCGAACAACTATGCACCCAGCCTGACCGGAGACAGCGTCTATACAAACACAGGTCTCGTCAATCCCTACCCGTTCATCATTCCGCGCGCTCCTGAGCAGAGAGCAGCCTTCAGCCCCAGCTTTGGCGGCTTCTGGCCAACATATTCGACGGAAGATGTACTGGCACCTAACTACAACAACGGCTACACCCAGGAATGGAACTTCACAGTGCAGCAGCAGTTCCACGATGACTATACTCTATCTGTCTCGTATATCGGCAATCACGGGACTCACCTGTACATCTCCAGGGAGTACAACTACGCCCTTGCATCAAGCTACGTCATCAATCCTGCCCTGACCGCCGAGCAGAATTTGAGCGCCAACCTCTCGGCCCTGGGCGCTCCGGACGGCACGCGTCGTCGGCTAAGCGATGTCACATGCAATGGCATCCCATGTTTCGGAAACTTCGAAGAGGAAGATCCCGCCGCGTGGTCAAACTTCAACTCGTTGCAGGTGACGATCAATCGTCGCATGCAGCGGGGATTGACTTTCCTCGCTTCGTACGTCTTCGCCAAGTATCTTGATATTGTTTCCTACGGCGCCGAAGGTGGCACAGGTCCGCGTGATCCTGAAAACTTCTCCCTGAGCTACGGACCCTCGGACATGAACGTGAAGCATCGCTTCGTGGCGTCCTATATCTGGCAAATCCCTAAGGCTCAAGCATTTCACGGCTTCACGAACGCTCTTCTAAACGGCTGGAGCATTCAAGGCATTGCAACCGTTCAGACCGGTGCGCCTTATTCCATCAACAGCAATCAGGATCGGGCTGCGCGTGGTATTGGCAATGACACTGCCGACCTGGTTCCCGGCGAATCACCCAACATCTCAAACCGCTCCCGTCGTGAGTACTTCAATACCGCCGCATTCATCAACGCCGCTCCGAACACCTTCGGGAGCACTGGACGAAACTTCCTCACCGGTCCGGGGCTTGTGAATTTCGACACTTCTTTCTTCAAGGAATTTCCGATCAGCGAGCGCTTCGGCAAGATCGAGTTTCGCACTGAGTTCTTCAACACGTTCAACCATCCCAATTTCTATAACCCGGACAACACCGTTGGAGATGGCACGTTCGGCCAATTTACTTCATCACGCGATCCGCGATTCATTCAGTTCGCTTTAAAGTATTTGTTCTAG
- a CDS encoding tetratricopeptide repeat protein yields the protein MVKYTKFCTTFLPRLFLFAAIPLAAQNNDDAIQLHRNAATSALKANDLSRAEREYLAILSIDPKNVEASSALGVALYASGNLREASAALQNALGLDPSQPRIQLFLALTQAELGQCVQALPALELQWKDQPDLRLRRLAGLSALDCELAAGHLTTALQLAEPLKAQYPGDPDVLYKLAGLYSRLWNKAAGELIQKHPESYRVHQLAGEVYEAQGKGDQAIREYTLALKENERAAGIHLRIGQILVQLAAPDSETKALAEFQRELAIDPESAAAEYAVGELFRRRQDFPQAAQHLQRAVALDSSLAEAHIALAQMFMAQHDPHQSSHEAGIAVQLDPRNAKAHYALMVAYRGEGKMDDAGKELALFQQLQQEHDTNFDNKLNILLTGKAGMGQTSN from the coding sequence GTGGTAAAGTATACTAAGTTTTGCACCACCTTCTTGCCACGGCTCTTCCTATTCGCCGCGATTCCTCTTGCCGCGCAAAATAACGACGATGCGATTCAACTGCACCGAAATGCCGCAACCAGCGCGCTCAAGGCCAACGACCTTTCTCGAGCGGAGCGGGAATACCTCGCCATCCTTTCTATCGATCCCAAGAACGTGGAGGCATCCTCTGCCCTCGGAGTAGCACTGTATGCCTCGGGGAATCTTAGGGAGGCCTCGGCAGCTCTCCAAAATGCGCTCGGGCTGGATCCTTCCCAACCTCGCATTCAACTCTTTCTCGCCCTTACCCAAGCCGAGCTAGGACAATGCGTTCAAGCTTTGCCAGCACTTGAGCTTCAATGGAAAGATCAGCCTGACCTTCGCCTGCGCCGCTTGGCCGGACTGTCAGCTCTTGATTGCGAATTGGCGGCGGGGCACCTGACCACCGCCCTCCAGTTAGCCGAACCCCTAAAGGCACAATACCCTGGTGATCCGGACGTCCTCTATAAGCTCGCCGGCCTGTACTCGCGTCTCTGGAACAAGGCCGCGGGCGAACTGATCCAAAAACACCCAGAGTCCTATCGCGTCCATCAGCTCGCCGGTGAGGTCTACGAGGCGCAGGGCAAAGGGGACCAGGCAATCCGTGAATACACCCTCGCTCTCAAGGAAAACGAGCGAGCAGCGGGCATTCATTTGCGCATAGGACAGATCCTCGTGCAACTGGCCGCCCCTGATTCTGAGACAAAGGCCCTCGCCGAATTCCAGCGCGAGCTTGCAATCGATCCTGAGTCGGCCGCTGCGGAGTACGCCGTCGGCGAACTCTTCCGCCGCCGTCAGGACTTTCCGCAGGCAGCGCAACACCTGCAGCGCGCCGTAGCACTGGATTCTTCCCTTGCTGAAGCACACATCGCGTTGGCGCAGATGTTCATGGCGCAACACGATCCCCATCAGTCCAGCCATGAAGCTGGGATCGCCGTCCAACTAGATCCCCGCAACGCAAAGGCACACTATGCTCTGATGGTCGCTTACCGCGGCGAAGGCAAGATGGACGATGCAGGCAAAGAACTCGCTCTTTTTCAGCAGTTACAACAGGAACACGACACCAATTTCGACAACAAACTTAACATCCTGCTCACAGGAAAAGCCGGCATGGGACAGACATCGAATTGA
- a CDS encoding CRTAC1 family protein: protein MKLDRRAALKLLGSELVFARLCEPVARAAKLAGIQSPVSTRPMLDYHLTDVTRQAGVDFLHVCGGDTGKKYILETTGSGAAFFDYDNDGWLDIFLVNGSRLGGFPAGQVPTNRLFRNNRDGTFTDVTARAGLGRAGWGQGVCIGDYDNDGYEDLFVTYWGEDVLYHNNGDGTFTDVTHRAGVAGAPFRWSTGSAFVDYDRDGHLDLFVTHYVKFDLRTALDPGSNPYCVYRGLAVNCGPKGLIVEKNSLYHNNGDGTFADVTAKAGIDRAIGGFGLGVLTGDFDNDGWPDIYVSCDTTPSLLFLNNHDGTFREEGALRGVAYGETGQEQAGMGVAAADIDGKGCLDILKMNFSDEFPNLYINSGKAIFNDLGQSAGVHRYGNLVGWGCGFFDPDNDGHPDIFYVNGHVYPELNRIQANVTYRQPRVLYRNLGNGKFDDVSAELGSVVTFPSTGRGCVFGDFNNDGAVDILINNQNSPPSLLRCETTNHNRWINLKLVGVKSNRSAIGARVVCEAGGLRQIDEVRSGGSYISQNDLRIHFGLGEAHVVDLLQVSWPSGTVDIWRKLPTNRFLKLREGGEMKLLI, encoded by the coding sequence ATGAAATTGGACCGCAGAGCAGCCCTGAAGCTTCTCGGTTCGGAGCTGGTATTTGCGCGGCTCTGCGAGCCAGTGGCCCGGGCTGCAAAGTTGGCTGGTATACAGTCGCCCGTCTCCACGCGGCCTATGCTGGATTACCACCTCACAGACGTAACGCGTCAAGCAGGGGTTGATTTCTTGCACGTTTGCGGCGGAGATACCGGCAAAAAATACATCCTCGAAACGACAGGTTCAGGTGCAGCATTTTTTGACTACGACAACGATGGCTGGCTCGATATATTCCTCGTCAACGGTTCCCGGCTCGGAGGCTTTCCCGCGGGTCAAGTACCTACCAATCGCCTCTTCCGCAACAATCGCGATGGAACATTCACGGATGTCACGGCCCGCGCAGGCCTCGGTCGCGCTGGCTGGGGACAAGGTGTCTGCATCGGCGACTACGACAACGACGGTTACGAGGACCTTTTCGTGACCTACTGGGGCGAAGACGTCCTCTACCACAACAATGGGGACGGAACCTTCACTGACGTCACTCACCGCGCCGGTGTTGCAGGCGCCCCTTTTCGCTGGAGCACCGGAAGTGCCTTTGTTGACTATGATCGCGATGGTCATCTCGATCTCTTCGTCACCCATTACGTCAAATTTGACCTGCGGACCGCACTCGATCCCGGGAGTAACCCTTACTGCGTCTATCGCGGTCTGGCGGTCAACTGCGGACCCAAAGGCCTAATCGTTGAAAAGAATTCCCTCTATCACAACAACGGCGATGGGACATTCGCTGACGTCACTGCAAAAGCTGGAATCGACCGCGCCATCGGCGGCTTCGGACTGGGTGTGCTTACAGGCGACTTCGACAACGACGGCTGGCCGGACATCTACGTCTCCTGCGATACGACGCCCAGCCTTCTTTTTCTGAACAATCACGACGGAACTTTTCGGGAAGAAGGCGCCTTACGCGGGGTCGCCTATGGAGAAACTGGTCAGGAGCAGGCTGGCATGGGTGTCGCTGCTGCAGATATCGATGGCAAAGGGTGTCTCGACATCCTGAAGATGAATTTTTCCGATGAGTTTCCCAACCTTTACATCAATTCCGGCAAAGCAATCTTCAATGATCTCGGTCAGAGTGCCGGAGTCCATCGCTATGGAAATCTCGTGGGATGGGGTTGCGGCTTCTTCGACCCTGACAACGACGGCCACCCCGATATCTTCTATGTCAACGGCCACGTCTATCCGGAGTTGAATCGCATCCAAGCCAACGTCACCTATCGTCAACCGCGCGTTCTCTATCGCAATCTCGGCAACGGAAAGTTTGACGATGTATCCGCCGAATTGGGTTCGGTTGTCACCTTTCCATCCACGGGGCGCGGCTGCGTCTTCGGGGACTTCAACAATGATGGCGCCGTCGATATTCTTATCAACAATCAGAACTCGCCTCCTTCCCTTTTGCGTTGCGAAACGACCAATCATAATCGTTGGATTAACCTGAAGCTTGTGGGGGTTAAGTCCAACCGTAGCGCTATCGGCGCGCGCGTCGTCTGTGAGGCGGGTGGTCTTCGACAGATCGATGAGGTCAGAAGTGGCGGCAGCTATATCTCACAGAATGACCTGCGTATCCATTTCGGCCTGGGTGAAGCGCACGTCGTGGATCTGCTACAGGTCAGCTGGCCCAGTGGAACCGTCGATATCTGGCGCAAGCTCCCTACCAACAGATTCCTTAAACTGCGCGAGGGTGGAGAGATGAAGTTACTAATCTAA